From a single Oncorhynchus nerka isolate Pitt River linkage group LG11, Oner_Uvic_2.0, whole genome shotgun sequence genomic region:
- the LOC115137238 gene encoding proline-rich protein HaeIII subfamily 1-like isoform X1: MEYLCVVILLFSAVATHADPWRQLQQGDSRFLPFGGPQQSPDRHPMRPNGRDPWMKDGSLPPFGGQPIGGGGENSRPIGGGPTWQGWDMGGTGNPGWPDQDQMPPWYTNRPSGGPGSGDTQRLMGGPESGGPLDYPDRDYKRREDEGQWWNQGTMRRDRGSSSPADLPPVTGSDFGYAPNGPGPHPGQGPPRGPGSRRRRPAGPPRGGRPNMRNLDARPDRNPIRPSAVPSGAGGRPPFDDTFFGGRLLQPEMVGNREFIPIFQADNVTLQNASGLPLKEGENIFLLPKGRRGTPPPRHGHKRPQELGFGYPYSSGFQFQPYLKLIYNPSATNKISFEYGITTLLPSFMKAEETKAWEEEGQ, translated from the exons ATGGAGTACCTCTGTGTTGTCATTTTACTTTTCTCGGCTGTGGCTACACAT GCTGACCCATGGAGACAATTGCAACAGGGAGACAGTCGATTCCTCCCATTTGGCGGACCTCAACAAAGTCCAGACAGACACCCTATGAGA CCCAATGGTAGAGATCCCTGGATGAAGGATGGTTCCCTCCCTCCATTTGGGGGCCAGCCaataggtggaggaggagagaactcTAGACCAATCGGTGGAGGACCTACGTGGCAAGGATGGGATATGGGTGGAACTGGCAACCCAGGATGG CCCGACCAGGATCAAATGCCCCCTTGGTACACAAACAGACCCTCTGGAGGCCCAGGAAGTGGGGACACTCAGCGACTAATGGGAGGGCCCGAGTCTGGAGGACCCCTCGACTACCCTGATCGGGATTATAAAAGG AGAGAGGATGAAGGTCAATGGTGGAACCAGGGAACCATGAGAAGAGACCGAGGATCATCATCCCCTGCCGATCTTCCACCTGTGACC ggATCTGACTTTGGGTATGCTCCCAATGGACCTGGACCACACCCTGGCCAGGGCCCCCCTCGCGGGCCAGGGTCCCGAAGGCGTAGACCTGCAGGGCCCCCAAGAGGAGGAAGACCCAACATGAGAAACCTTGATGCAAGG CCTGACAGGAACCCCATTCGCCCCTCAGCTGTTCCATCTGGAGCAGGTGGACGGCCCCCGTTTGATGACACCTTCTTTGGAGGAAGACTGTTGCAACCTGAGATGGTG GGCAACAGAGAATTCATCCCCATCTTTCAG GCTGACAATGTGACTTTACAG AATGCTAGTGGTCTGCCCCTAAAAGAG GGTGAGAACATTTTCCTGCTGCCAAAG GGAAGACGAGGAACACCCCCACCAAGG CATGGACATAAAAGACCTCAAGAATTAGGG TTTGGATACCCATACTCATCTGGTTTTCAG TTCCAGCCTTACCTGAAGCTCATCTACAACCCCTCAGCTACC AATAAAATCTCATTTGAATATGGGATAACAACACTT CTCCCATCGTTCATGAAG GCTGAAGAAACAAAGGCTTGGGAAGAGGAAGGACAATAA
- the LOC115137238 gene encoding proline-rich protein HaeIII subfamily 1-like isoform X2: protein MEYLCVVILLFSAVATHADPWRQLQQGDSRFLPFGGPQQSPDRHPMRPNGRDPWMKDGSLPPFGGQPIGGGGENSRPIGGGPTWQGWDMGGTGNPGWPDQDQMPPWYTNRPSGGPGSGDTQRLMGGPESGGPLDYPDRDYKRREDEGQWWNQGTMRRDRGSSSPADLPPVTGSDFGYAPNGPGPHPGQGPPRGPGSRRRRPAGPPRGGRPNMRNLDPDRNPIRPSAVPSGAGGRPPFDDTFFGGRLLQPEMVGNREFIPIFQADNVTLQNASGLPLKEGENIFLLPKGRRGTPPPRHGHKRPQELGFGYPYSSGFQFQPYLKLIYNPSATNKISFEYGITTLLPSFMKAEETKAWEEEGQ, encoded by the exons ATGGAGTACCTCTGTGTTGTCATTTTACTTTTCTCGGCTGTGGCTACACAT GCTGACCCATGGAGACAATTGCAACAGGGAGACAGTCGATTCCTCCCATTTGGCGGACCTCAACAAAGTCCAGACAGACACCCTATGAGA CCCAATGGTAGAGATCCCTGGATGAAGGATGGTTCCCTCCCTCCATTTGGGGGCCAGCCaataggtggaggaggagagaactcTAGACCAATCGGTGGAGGACCTACGTGGCAAGGATGGGATATGGGTGGAACTGGCAACCCAGGATGG CCCGACCAGGATCAAATGCCCCCTTGGTACACAAACAGACCCTCTGGAGGCCCAGGAAGTGGGGACACTCAGCGACTAATGGGAGGGCCCGAGTCTGGAGGACCCCTCGACTACCCTGATCGGGATTATAAAAGG AGAGAGGATGAAGGTCAATGGTGGAACCAGGGAACCATGAGAAGAGACCGAGGATCATCATCCCCTGCCGATCTTCCACCTGTGACC ggATCTGACTTTGGGTATGCTCCCAATGGACCTGGACCACACCCTGGCCAGGGCCCCCCTCGCGGGCCAGGGTCCCGAAGGCGTAGACCTGCAGGGCCCCCAAGAGGAGGAAGACCCAACATGAGAAACCTTGAT CCTGACAGGAACCCCATTCGCCCCTCAGCTGTTCCATCTGGAGCAGGTGGACGGCCCCCGTTTGATGACACCTTCTTTGGAGGAAGACTGTTGCAACCTGAGATGGTG GGCAACAGAGAATTCATCCCCATCTTTCAG GCTGACAATGTGACTTTACAG AATGCTAGTGGTCTGCCCCTAAAAGAG GGTGAGAACATTTTCCTGCTGCCAAAG GGAAGACGAGGAACACCCCCACCAAGG CATGGACATAAAAGACCTCAAGAATTAGGG TTTGGATACCCATACTCATCTGGTTTTCAG TTCCAGCCTTACCTGAAGCTCATCTACAACCCCTCAGCTACC AATAAAATCTCATTTGAATATGGGATAACAACACTT CTCCCATCGTTCATGAAG GCTGAAGAAACAAAGGCTTGGGAAGAGGAAGGACAATAA
- the odam gene encoding proline-rich proteoglycan 2 isoform X3, giving the protein MKPQTVTVLVCLLGASLSLPIYQQQIGILASNSNEILRLNGLTLTGVGFGQTQMQASPFMPQYVIQQQPELGLPQMVNFNPQVGGPFGPQMMFPTQGNQLPPILYANAQQEQPGAPQDPNNPNNPQQPHNPAQQPRMQGYPYYMSYGYPNYPQPNQNNRQNQLNLEKTPQKPQLPLQQAAQPQAPGKTWPKGFQTEAANPPPDHRGDTVDPGLDEGRPNFPFLFEP; this is encoded by the exons ATGAAGCCGCAGACTGTAACTGTTTTGGTCTGCCTTTTGGGTGCTAGCCTTTCACTTCCT ATATACCAACAGCAAATTGGAATCCTCGCAAGTAACAGCAATGAG ATCCTGCGGTTGAATGGACTGACCCTGACAGGTGTAGGCTTTGGGCAAACACAAATGCAG GCGTCTCCATTCATGCCCCAGTACGTGATCCAGCAGCAGCCTGAACTTGGTCTCCCCCAGATGGTGAACTTTAACCCCCAGGTGGGAGGCCCTTTCGGCCCCCAGATGATGTTCCCTACACAGGGGAACCAGCTGCCCCCCATACTGTATGCCAATGCCCAACAGGAGCAGCCTGGGGCCCCCCAGGACCCCAACAACCCCAATAACCCCCAGCAACCACACAACCCTGCACAG CAACCAAGAATGCAG GGCTACCCCTACTACATGTCTTACGGTTACCCCAACTACCCCCAGCCTAACCAGAACAACAGGCAGAACCAGCTGAACTTGGAGAAGACCCCTCAGAAACCACAGCTCCCACTACAG CAGGCTGCCCAACCTCAGGCACCAGGAAAG acatggCCTAAAGGATTCCAGACAGAGGCCGCCAACCCTCCACCAGATCACCGTGGAGACACAGTTGACCCTGGCTTGGATGAG ggtcGTCCCAACTTCCCTTTCCTGTTTGAGCCATAG
- the odam gene encoding uncharacterized protein odam isoform X2, with protein MKPQTVTVLVCLLGASLSLPIYQQQIGILASNSNEILRLNGLTLTGVGFGQTQMQASPFMPQYVIQQQPELGLPQMVNFNPQVGGPFGPQMMFPTQGNQLPPILYANAQQEQPGAPQDPNNPNNPQQPHNPAQGVPQFAQHYPSFSFPQQPRMQGYPYYMSYGYPNYPQPNQNNRQNQLNLEKTPQKPQLPLQAAQPQAPGKTWPKGFQTEAANPPPDHRGDTVDPGLDEGRPNFPFLFEP; from the exons ATGAAGCCGCAGACTGTAACTGTTTTGGTCTGCCTTTTGGGTGCTAGCCTTTCACTTCCT ATATACCAACAGCAAATTGGAATCCTCGCAAGTAACAGCAATGAG ATCCTGCGGTTGAATGGACTGACCCTGACAGGTGTAGGCTTTGGGCAAACACAAATGCAG GCGTCTCCATTCATGCCCCAGTACGTGATCCAGCAGCAGCCTGAACTTGGTCTCCCCCAGATGGTGAACTTTAACCCCCAGGTGGGAGGCCCTTTCGGCCCCCAGATGATGTTCCCTACACAGGGGAACCAGCTGCCCCCCATACTGTATGCCAATGCCCAACAGGAGCAGCCTGGGGCCCCCCAGGACCCCAACAACCCCAATAACCCCCAGCAACCACACAACCCTGCACAG GGGGTTCCTCAGTTTGCTCAACACTACCCATCATTTTCATTTCCCCAGCAACCAAGAATGCAG GGCTACCCCTACTACATGTCTTACGGTTACCCCAACTACCCCCAGCCTAACCAGAACAACAGGCAGAACCAGCTGAACTTGGAGAAGACCCCTCAGAAACCACAGCTCCCACTACAG GCTGCCCAACCTCAGGCACCAGGAAAG acatggCCTAAAGGATTCCAGACAGAGGCCGCCAACCCTCCACCAGATCACCGTGGAGACACAGTTGACCCTGGCTTGGATGAG ggtcGTCCCAACTTCCCTTTCCTGTTTGAGCCATAG
- the odam gene encoding odontogenic ameloblast-associated protein isoform X1 — translation MKPQTVTVLVCLLGASLSLPIYQQQIGILASNSNEILRLNGLTLTGVGFGQTQMQASPFMPQYVIQQQPELGLPQMVNFNPQVGGPFGPQMMFPTQGNQLPPILYANAQQEQPGAPQDPNNPNNPQQPHNPAQGVPQFAQHYPSFSFPQQPRMQGYPYYMSYGYPNYPQPNQNNRQNQLNLEKTPQKPQLPLQQAAQPQAPGKTWPKGFQTEAANPPPDHRGDTVDPGLDEGRPNFPFLFEP, via the exons ATGAAGCCGCAGACTGTAACTGTTTTGGTCTGCCTTTTGGGTGCTAGCCTTTCACTTCCT ATATACCAACAGCAAATTGGAATCCTCGCAAGTAACAGCAATGAG ATCCTGCGGTTGAATGGACTGACCCTGACAGGTGTAGGCTTTGGGCAAACACAAATGCAG GCGTCTCCATTCATGCCCCAGTACGTGATCCAGCAGCAGCCTGAACTTGGTCTCCCCCAGATGGTGAACTTTAACCCCCAGGTGGGAGGCCCTTTCGGCCCCCAGATGATGTTCCCTACACAGGGGAACCAGCTGCCCCCCATACTGTATGCCAATGCCCAACAGGAGCAGCCTGGGGCCCCCCAGGACCCCAACAACCCCAATAACCCCCAGCAACCACACAACCCTGCACAG GGGGTTCCTCAGTTTGCTCAACACTACCCATCATTTTCATTTCCCCAGCAACCAAGAATGCAG GGCTACCCCTACTACATGTCTTACGGTTACCCCAACTACCCCCAGCCTAACCAGAACAACAGGCAGAACCAGCTGAACTTGGAGAAGACCCCTCAGAAACCACAGCTCCCACTACAG CAGGCTGCCCAACCTCAGGCACCAGGAAAG acatggCCTAAAGGATTCCAGACAGAGGCCGCCAACCCTCCACCAGATCACCGTGGAGACACAGTTGACCCTGGCTTGGATGAG ggtcGTCCCAACTTCCCTTTCCTGTTTGAGCCATAG
- the scpp9 gene encoding secretory calcium-binding phosphoprotein 9, translated as MFKCQRATENTAWRTAPEAKQFSPLQDCKMKLLIFVAFMATIFNVNAGKKLRLLAGLNGGIVSGVNPGLVVGGLNPGVLPGGTGLIGQPQFAQMVPGVPTYVMQPQAVPNGPYGFPNVGMLQPQLFPNFPGQYQYPAPPANGLPYYMGVPQMTGMNPPQQQVMGVQGAGGIPMMQQQQPQQGPPQAEPVRRFKRFLMRRAHTMKPDLDIQISTETTTTPSPTTCQDNIPV; from the exons ATGTTCAAATGTCAGAGGGCAACTGAGAATACTGCTTGGAGGACAGCACCTGAAGCAAAACAATTTTCACCACTTCAAG ATTGCAAAATGAAGCTTCTTATTTTTGTAGCCTTCATGGCCACCATCTTCAAT GTCAATGCTGGCAAg AAACTGAGACTGCTGGCAGGTCTAAATGGTGGAATTGTGTCTGGGGTTAACCCTGGACTGGTGGTTGGGGGCCTGAACCCTGGCGTCCTCCCTGGTGGCACTGGGTTGATTGGGCAGCCTCAGTTTGCCCAG ATGGTCCCAGGTGTCCCCACATATGTCATGCAACCCCAAGCTGTTCCCAATGGTCCCTATGGTTTCCCCAATGTCGGGATGCTGCAGCCTCAACTGTTCCCTAACTTCCCTGGGCAGTACCAGTATCCTGCCCCACCAGCTAACGGG CTGCCTTACTACATGGGTGTCCCTCAAATGACAGGGATGAATCCTCCACAACAGCAAGTCATG GGAGTCCAAGGTGCAGGTGGGATTCCCATGATGCAACAGCAGCAGCCACAGCAGGGTCCTCCACAAGCAGAGCCCGTGAGAAGATTCAAG CGCTTTCTGATGAGGAGGGCTCACACCATGAAACCTGATTTGGACATTCAG ATTTCAACTGAGACAACCACAACTCCGTCCCCAACTACTTGTCAAGACAATATTCCAGTTTAG
- the LOC115137241 gene encoding uncharacterized protein LOC115137241, with the protein MFCMLWIVFQTMSLLVEAGGQSSGSGEAGGGNGGVVNGGMVVNAVKPGVMNGLVLNGQPFLAQVIPVGGSLLIQQPGALGQAAMPQLVPIGALQQGGALPVGQAGAANGVPLQQGQLPQLANRVVPLFAVLPQSNGIGGPQAPMLMQIIPVGGGNNLQQPAAGGKARKARVKHSVPFHGMPTSTRTDTPLTKVIAGEVEESSGSDTSEC; encoded by the exons ATGTTTTGTATGCTGTGGATCGTCTTTCAGACAATGTCTCTCCTG GTGGAAGCTGGAGGACAGTCTTCAGGTAGTGGTGAG GCTGGTGGTGGCAATGGAGGAGTTGTGAATGGAGGCATGGTCGTTAACGCTGTTAAACCAGGGGTTATGAATGGGCTTGTCTTAAATGGGCAACCCTTTCTGGCACAG GTGATACCAGTTGGTGGATCATTACTTATTCAACAACCGGGTGCACTTGGTCAGGCCGCCATGCCCCAGCTGGTCCCCATTGGTGCACTTCAGCAGGGTGGGGCACTTCCTGTAGGACAGGCGGGAGCAGCCAATGGAGTGCCACTACAACAAGGACAGCTTCCTCAACTAGCCAATAGG GTTGTACCATTATTTGCAGTTCTGCCACAGTCAAATGGCATCGGAGGCCCCCAGGCCCCAATGTTGATGCAG ATTATTCCTGTGGGTGGAGGAAACAACCTTCAGCAGCCAGCGGCTGGAGGGAAGGCAAGAAAAGCTAGAGTCAAG CATTCAGTCCCTTTTCATGGAATGCCCACATCAACAAGAACAGATACTCCACTG ACCAAGGTGATTGCTGGGGAGGTGGAAGAATCCTCTGGCTCTGACACCAGTGAATGCTGA